A region from the Sphingomonas flavescens genome encodes:
- a CDS encoding nucleotidyltransferase family protein, producing MIMAAGLGKRMRPLTATRPKPLVEVGGKALLDHVLDRLRTAGVQNVVVNVHYLADALEAHLATRARELNVKISDERDLLLETGGGLIKAEPLIDCDPFLALNSDNLWIDGPADTLKLLASQWDGEKMDALLLLVPQARAVGHKGQGDFHMDRVGRIRRRERSHVAPFVFTGIQIASKRLLRDAPSGPFSTNILWDRAMEEGRLYGAVHQGLWFDVGTPQSIPVTEAVLQNV from the coding sequence ATGATCATGGCGGCCGGCCTTGGCAAGCGTATGCGCCCGTTGACGGCGACGCGTCCGAAGCCGTTGGTCGAGGTCGGCGGAAAGGCGCTGCTCGATCATGTGCTCGACCGATTGCGCACCGCGGGCGTGCAGAACGTTGTCGTCAACGTTCACTACCTTGCCGACGCGCTTGAGGCTCATCTTGCGACGCGCGCAAGAGAGCTCAACGTCAAGATCTCGGATGAAAGGGATCTGCTGCTCGAAACCGGCGGCGGCCTGATCAAGGCCGAACCGCTGATCGATTGCGATCCGTTTCTCGCGCTTAACAGCGACAATCTGTGGATCGATGGCCCCGCCGACACTTTGAAGCTGCTTGCCTCGCAATGGGATGGGGAAAAGATGGACGCGTTGCTGCTGCTTGTCCCGCAGGCACGCGCGGTCGGCCACAAGGGGCAGGGCGACTTTCACATGGACCGGGTGGGCCGCATCCGTCGCCGTGAACGCAGCCATGTGGCGCCGTTCGTTTTCACCGGCATCCAAATCGCGTCGAAGCGCCTGCTCCGCGACGCTCCGAGCGGTCCGTTCTCGACCAACATCCTGTGGGACCGCGCGATGGAAGAGGGACGGCTTTACGGGGCCGTTCATCAGGGTTTGTGGTTCGACGTCGGCACCCCTCAGTCGATCCCTGTGACGGAAGCGGTGCTGCAGAATGTCTGA
- a CDS encoding sensor histidine kinase encodes MSATGTTDIVIAAIAVLWMAIGVVLSVLGARRFRLAQQVIGAAQGNARLLDIMPCRPLLVRADGSIEIDQALLRDLGLPADISRIEALAQEAAGLRSHDVTALHSDIQIAQAQATKFSRTVSAEGSSRIFEVRGVPAPGEQPRTLLLWFIDISAVEEERAKLGLRLRQMEGAFESLTQLIEAAPFPMWFRGPDLRLGLVNSAFVGAVEGQDAADVIKRGAELIDAGGDEAPYATARKAQESGKVVSRMQAAIIRGERRMLRLVDVPLPSGGVAGFAIDVQDLEDARSELERYIESQRELADRMTAGTAQFDSDRTISFFNRPFAMMTGLDPDWLAEKPEFDRVIEKMREGHRLPEVRDFPTWKEERRAWFTSAEEVVEEEWMLPAGDHIRVVAQPLPDGGLRLFLEDRTEQLRLASARDTLLRVRAATFDNLFEAISVFASDGRLYTWNSRFLEDWELDEEWLTTHPRVDELVPAMARKLVNPTAAAQIREMVRQTTNERQSSSGRISMTDGRHFQFAAVPLPDGNALFTMVDVTDSTRIEAALRERATALEEADRVKTDFVANMSYELRTPLTSIGGFAELLGGGYAGELSPKASDYVDAILESVERLSKLINDVLDLTTGDARGVVLEKERVDLAGLCRAAVETVRPRAAEKSQKLDVEISAGVGHVFGDARRLRESIEHVLQNAIAYTDSKGRVSLTAAGDKKQALIRIADNGPGISEEDLPRVFDRFDRVAEAGVRGEAALGLGLPLTRQFVEAHGGSVAIDSERGKGTTVSLSIPRGSR; translated from the coding sequence GTGAGCGCTACAGGGACAACGGACATTGTTATCGCGGCCATCGCGGTCCTGTGGATGGCGATCGGCGTCGTCTTGTCCGTCCTTGGCGCGCGCCGGTTTCGTCTTGCCCAGCAGGTCATTGGTGCTGCCCAAGGCAACGCCCGTCTGCTTGATATCATGCCTTGCCGCCCCTTGCTCGTGCGGGCGGACGGCTCAATCGAAATCGATCAAGCGTTGCTCCGCGACCTCGGACTGCCGGCAGATATTAGCCGGATCGAGGCGCTGGCGCAGGAAGCAGCAGGGTTGCGCAGTCACGATGTGACCGCGCTTCATTCAGACATACAGATCGCCCAGGCACAGGCAACGAAGTTCAGCCGAACGGTCAGCGCAGAAGGTTCGTCCCGCATCTTCGAGGTGCGGGGAGTGCCGGCGCCCGGAGAACAGCCCCGCACGCTGCTCCTCTGGTTCATCGACATCAGCGCCGTGGAGGAAGAACGCGCCAAACTCGGCTTGCGGCTACGCCAGATGGAGGGCGCCTTTGAGTCCCTCACGCAGCTGATCGAGGCGGCGCCGTTCCCGATGTGGTTTCGAGGTCCGGACTTGCGTCTGGGGCTGGTCAATAGCGCCTTCGTCGGCGCGGTCGAAGGTCAGGACGCCGCCGACGTTATCAAGCGCGGTGCCGAATTAATCGACGCCGGTGGTGACGAGGCTCCGTACGCGACCGCGCGAAAGGCGCAGGAGAGCGGCAAGGTCGTATCGCGCATGCAGGCCGCAATCATACGCGGCGAGCGGCGAATGCTTCGGCTGGTGGACGTCCCATTGCCGTCCGGCGGAGTGGCCGGTTTCGCGATCGATGTGCAGGATCTCGAAGACGCACGCTCCGAGCTTGAACGATATATTGAGTCACAGCGTGAGCTTGCCGACCGCATGACGGCCGGAACCGCCCAGTTCGATTCCGATCGCACAATTAGCTTCTTCAACCGACCATTCGCGATGATGACCGGCCTGGATCCCGACTGGCTCGCGGAAAAGCCGGAATTCGACCGGGTCATCGAGAAGATGCGCGAAGGTCATCGGCTGCCCGAAGTACGCGACTTTCCGACGTGGAAGGAGGAGCGCCGCGCCTGGTTCACGAGTGCCGAGGAGGTCGTCGAAGAGGAATGGATGCTGCCGGCGGGCGACCATATCCGCGTGGTTGCCCAGCCGCTGCCGGATGGCGGCCTGCGCCTGTTCCTTGAGGACCGCACCGAGCAGCTGCGCCTGGCCTCGGCGCGCGATACGCTGCTGCGCGTCCGCGCCGCCACGTTCGACAACCTGTTCGAGGCGATCAGCGTCTTTGCCAGCGATGGCCGACTTTATACCTGGAACAGCCGCTTCCTCGAAGATTGGGAGCTCGACGAGGAGTGGCTGACGACGCACCCACGAGTCGATGAATTGGTTCCGGCAATGGCCCGCAAACTGGTCAATCCGACTGCGGCCGCGCAAATCCGCGAGATGGTTCGTCAGACGACGAACGAACGGCAATCTTCCAGCGGTCGCATTTCGATGACCGATGGCAGGCACTTCCAGTTCGCTGCAGTTCCGCTGCCTGATGGAAACGCGCTGTTCACCATGGTCGACGTCACGGACTCGACCCGCATCGAGGCAGCACTGCGCGAGCGCGCGACTGCGCTTGAGGAAGCAGACCGCGTTAAGACCGACTTCGTCGCCAACATGAGCTACGAATTGCGGACGCCACTGACCTCGATCGGCGGGTTCGCAGAGTTGCTGGGCGGCGGCTACGCGGGCGAACTCAGTCCAAAAGCCTCCGATTATGTCGATGCAATTTTGGAGTCGGTTGAGCGACTGTCCAAGCTCATCAACGACGTGCTGGATTTGACGACGGGTGACGCGCGCGGCGTCGTTCTCGAAAAAGAGCGCGTCGATCTTGCCGGCCTCTGCCGTGCGGCTGTCGAGACTGTCCGGCCGCGTGCCGCCGAAAAGAGCCAGAAGCTCGATGTCGAGATTAGTGCCGGGGTAGGCCATGTTTTTGGCGATGCTCGTCGTCTCCGGGAGTCGATCGAGCACGTCCTGCAGAACGCCATTGCCTATACGGACTCGAAAGGGCGCGTCTCGCTGACAGCAGCTGGAGACAAGAAGCAGGCGCTGATAAGGATCGCCGACAACGGACCGGGTATCTCCGAGGAGGATCTGCCTCGGGTATTCGACCGCTTCGATCGCGTCGCGGAAGCAGGGGTGCGTGGAGAAGCGGCGCTGGGTCTTGGCTTGCCGCTGACACGACAATTCGTCGAAGCCCACGGCGGATCGGTCGCCATTGATTCCGAGCGAGGCAAGGGTACCACCGTGTCTCTTTCTATCCCCCGCGGATCGCGATGA
- the tsaE gene encoding tRNA (adenosine(37)-N6)-threonylcarbamoyltransferase complex ATPase subunit type 1 TsaE, which translates to MKLASEAETAAFGASLARAARRGDVVTLSGSLGAGKTALARGFIAALGHEGDVPSPSFAIVQPYEEIEPPVWHVDLYRIEEASEMDELGLDAAADAVLLVEWPERAGKHAWPDALRLSLDIAPTGDRILTASVPPSWEGRWPPQ; encoded by the coding sequence ATGAAGCTGGCAAGCGAGGCCGAAACGGCTGCATTTGGCGCTTCGCTGGCCCGTGCCGCCCGGCGGGGAGACGTCGTCACGCTTTCCGGGTCGCTGGGCGCAGGCAAGACGGCACTGGCGCGTGGTTTCATCGCGGCGCTTGGCCACGAGGGCGATGTGCCCAGTCCCAGCTTCGCTATCGTCCAGCCTTACGAGGAGATTGAGCCGCCGGTCTGGCACGTGGACCTCTATCGTATCGAGGAGGCGTCCGAGATGGACGAACTTGGGCTCGATGCTGCTGCGGATGCAGTGCTTCTGGTGGAATGGCCTGAACGGGCAGGGAAGCACGCATGGCCGGACGCGCTCCGCCTGTCGCTCGACATCGCTCCGACCGGCGACAGAATCTTGACAGCCTCGGTGCCCCCGTCATGGGAGGGCCGATGGCCTCCCCAATGA
- a CDS encoding aminoglycoside phosphotransferase family protein: MASPMTPPPHAPEFLSAAGWAGAEILPLAGDASFRRYFRVMHQDRSAVLMDAPPPHEDPRPFIAVAEWLVDRGLSAPDILARDLDNGLLLLGDFGDARLRETLDADPAREHELYALATDLLVELHGHAPMTGLKPHGLEEWLDEVALFTDWYCPAVGLDVDTDGFQNAWRQVLAPVAEDGLGPVTVLRDYHAENIMLVQGRAGVAHFGLLDFQDALAGHPAYDLASVLEDARRDVSPDTERAMIERYVAATGGGEVFKRAYWALAAQRNTRILGVFTRLWKRDGKPGYRRFQPRMWGLLERDLAQPHLAPVRDWFDANVLPVHRNEPWQDAA; this comes from the coding sequence ATGGCCTCCCCAATGACCCCGCCGCCGCATGCGCCCGAATTCCTGTCCGCGGCTGGATGGGCAGGGGCGGAAATCCTGCCATTGGCGGGCGATGCTTCGTTCCGGAGGTATTTCCGGGTGATGCATCAGGACCGCAGTGCCGTCCTGATGGATGCGCCGCCACCGCATGAGGATCCGCGACCGTTCATTGCCGTGGCCGAATGGCTCGTCGACCGTGGGCTCAGTGCCCCGGATATCCTCGCCCGGGATCTCGACAACGGGCTGTTGCTACTGGGCGATTTCGGCGATGCGCGACTGCGGGAAACGCTCGACGCAGACCCAGCGCGCGAACATGAGCTTTATGCGCTTGCGACAGACCTGCTGGTTGAACTCCATGGCCACGCGCCGATGACTGGCCTCAAGCCACACGGGCTTGAAGAATGGCTTGATGAAGTAGCGCTGTTTACAGACTGGTATTGCCCGGCGGTCGGCCTGGACGTGGATACCGACGGCTTCCAAAATGCCTGGAGGCAAGTGCTTGCGCCCGTCGCTGAAGACGGATTGGGACCAGTCACCGTTCTGCGCGACTATCATGCTGAAAATATCATGCTCGTTCAGGGCCGCGCCGGCGTTGCGCATTTCGGCCTGCTGGATTTTCAGGACGCACTCGCTGGTCACCCGGCCTACGACCTCGCGTCCGTACTGGAGGACGCACGTCGTGATGTGTCGCCGGACACGGAACGCGCGATGATCGAACGCTACGTCGCAGCGACCGGGGGCGGCGAGGTCTTCAAGCGCGCTTACTGGGCGCTGGCTGCACAGCGAAACACGCGCATCCTTGGGGTTTTCACCCGCTTGTGGAAGCGGGATGGGAAGCCTGGTTACCGCCGGTTCCAGCCGCGAATGTGGGGGCTGCTCGAGCGCGACCTTGCCCAGCCGCATCTCGCTCCCGTTCGTGACTGGTTCGATGCCAATGTCCTGCCCGTGCACCGCAACGAACCCTGGCAGGACGCGGCGTGA
- a CDS encoding PD-(D/E)XK nuclease family protein, whose protein sequence is MSDPQRVAVYSIPSHRSFADALAAGLIARFGRDPLGLAAGRILLPNNRAVRAVTEAFVRASGSGLLLPRLIPIGDPDLGERVGGALDQIDDPVPPAIDPLERLLRLAATLRGEGTAESLRLAADLTRTLDALLIEEVPPLRLREAVSQTDSLAAHWEKSLEKLQLIYEVWPHLLAESGAIDLAERRNRLLHGLAERWRDRPPQGFTVAAGITTAAPAVADVLARVARMPDGLVVLPGLWLPNIFPDAEWDGLGPDDQGRSEATHPQLHLKTLLDRIGVARGEVQQWRWAGAATSSPARGRAIANAMAASDFSHKWQRLSPAERRLSGIRVAELRDPAAEAQAIALALREALETPERTAALITPDRQLAGRVSALLARWDIAADDSAGTPLGAAPAGTLLLSIAGAAAEELAPVALLALLKHPLVGGEGDERLAWLERVRQLDLKLRGPRPPAGLAGLDAHFVDVAAWQKIRPCLVPLDNLLAKPIAVAAFATALSIAAEALAGDRGWRGPAGRAAAELLSELQSSDAAQTLSITAPDAVPILRQLLDARAVRPPYGGHPRIFIWGLLEARLQRADLVVLGGLNEGVWPSLPAPDPWLPPKVRATLGMPTLETRIGLAAHDFASALGAPEVLITRSRRDAKSPTVASRFLLRLEAISGGLPRDTRLERLTRLLDDPGPAKPVDRPAPSPPAEQRPDRISVTAVDRLNADPFAFYASAILNLRQLDPVDAEQDARWKGDAVHKALEEWLLHDECDPDRLRARAERLLQDGAIHPMLRALWAPRLLEAIDWIANQERENQAEGRRPLRAEVTGKTPLAGVIVHGRVDRIDQLANGNLAIIDYKTGQPPSQKTVTEGFALQLGLLGLIGRNGGFEGVSGDPVKFEYWSLARYRGKFGRKMEPDKGLQSGEFLDHAYRNFAQAAQKWLTGTAPFTAKLNPAYAPYGDYDQLMRLEEWYGRK, encoded by the coding sequence ATGTCTGACCCGCAACGGGTCGCCGTCTACAGCATCCCGTCGCACCGCTCTTTCGCCGATGCGCTCGCTGCGGGATTGATTGCGCGCTTCGGCAGGGATCCCTTGGGATTGGCCGCGGGCCGCATCCTTCTACCGAACAACCGCGCAGTCCGTGCCGTCACCGAGGCGTTTGTCCGCGCCAGTGGCAGCGGCTTGCTTTTGCCTCGACTGATTCCGATCGGCGACCCTGACCTTGGCGAACGTGTGGGCGGCGCGCTCGATCAAATTGATGATCCTGTTCCACCCGCGATCGATCCGCTGGAGCGCCTGTTGCGCCTTGCCGCCACCCTGCGTGGCGAGGGCACCGCAGAAAGCTTGCGCCTGGCCGCCGATTTGACGCGGACGCTAGATGCATTGCTCATCGAAGAAGTGCCGCCGCTTCGACTTCGCGAGGCGGTGTCGCAGACCGACAGTCTGGCGGCGCATTGGGAGAAATCGCTCGAGAAGCTGCAACTGATCTACGAGGTATGGCCACACCTTCTAGCGGAGTCGGGTGCGATCGACCTGGCCGAACGCCGCAACCGCCTGCTGCACGGGTTGGCGGAGCGATGGCGCGATCGCCCGCCTCAGGGCTTTACAGTGGCGGCTGGCATTACGACGGCCGCCCCGGCAGTTGCGGACGTTCTGGCGCGCGTGGCACGAATGCCGGATGGGCTGGTCGTGCTGCCCGGCTTGTGGCTGCCCAACATATTCCCTGACGCTGAATGGGATGGGCTCGGCCCCGATGATCAGGGGCGCAGCGAAGCCACGCATCCGCAACTGCATCTGAAAACCTTGCTCGACCGGATCGGCGTAGCGCGTGGCGAGGTGCAGCAGTGGCGCTGGGCCGGAGCCGCGACCTCGTCGCCGGCACGTGGGCGGGCAATCGCCAATGCGATGGCCGCATCGGACTTTTCGCATAAGTGGCAGCGCTTGAGCCCAGCCGAACGCCGCCTCAGCGGAATTCGGGTCGCCGAGCTCCGCGATCCCGCCGCCGAGGCACAGGCGATCGCGCTCGCGCTGCGCGAGGCGCTGGAAACGCCTGAGCGAACGGCCGCGCTGATCACGCCCGATCGCCAGCTGGCTGGCCGTGTGTCGGCACTGCTCGCCCGATGGGATATCGCCGCCGACGACAGCGCCGGCACGCCGCTAGGCGCCGCGCCTGCCGGAACGCTTCTCCTGAGCATTGCGGGCGCGGCTGCTGAAGAATTGGCCCCCGTCGCCTTGCTGGCCCTGCTCAAACACCCTTTGGTTGGCGGGGAGGGCGACGAACGCCTCGCCTGGCTTGAACGGGTCCGCCAACTCGACCTGAAGCTGCGCGGCCCGCGTCCCCCCGCCGGGCTGGCTGGCCTTGACGCGCACTTCGTGGACGTCGCTGCGTGGCAGAAGATCCGTCCGTGCCTTGTCCCGCTCGACAATTTGCTGGCCAAGCCAATTGCGGTCGCCGCCTTCGCGACAGCCTTATCGATTGCCGCGGAAGCTCTTGCCGGTGACCGGGGCTGGCGAGGACCCGCTGGGCGAGCCGCCGCCGAGTTGCTTTCCGAACTCCAAAGCTCCGACGCCGCGCAAACCCTGTCAATCACCGCGCCCGACGCTGTCCCGATCCTCCGCCAACTGCTCGACGCCCGCGCCGTCCGCCCACCTTATGGCGGTCACCCGCGTATATTCATCTGGGGCCTGCTTGAAGCGCGCCTCCAACGTGCCGATCTCGTGGTGCTGGGCGGCCTTAACGAGGGAGTGTGGCCATCTCTCCCGGCGCCCGACCCATGGCTTCCGCCCAAGGTCCGCGCAACGCTTGGGATGCCGACGCTCGAAACGCGCATCGGCCTTGCTGCGCACGATTTCGCGAGCGCGCTCGGTGCGCCTGAAGTGCTGATCACCCGATCGCGCCGCGACGCCAAGTCGCCGACCGTTGCGTCGCGCTTCCTGCTTCGGCTGGAGGCGATCAGCGGCGGGCTCCCGCGCGATACGCGGCTCGAACGGCTAACGCGTCTGCTTGACGATCCCGGCCCGGCAAAACCTGTCGATCGCCCGGCGCCATCGCCTCCAGCGGAGCAGCGGCCCGACCGTATATCCGTCACAGCAGTCGATCGCCTCAACGCCGATCCCTTTGCGTTTTACGCGAGCGCCATTCTGAACCTTCGCCAATTGGATCCGGTCGACGCGGAGCAGGACGCGCGGTGGAAGGGCGACGCGGTTCATAAGGCGCTGGAGGAATGGCTCCTCCACGACGAGTGCGATCCCGACCGGCTGCGAGCGCGCGCGGAGCGGCTGCTGCAGGACGGCGCGATCCACCCGATGCTGCGGGCCTTGTGGGCTCCGCGCCTGCTGGAAGCAATCGACTGGATTGCGAACCAGGAGCGCGAAAACCAGGCCGAGGGACGGCGGCCGCTACGCGCTGAAGTGACTGGAAAGACGCCGCTCGCGGGGGTCATCGTGCACGGGCGGGTCGATCGCATCGACCAGCTAGCCAACGGCAATCTCGCGATCATCGACTATAAGACCGGCCAGCCGCCCTCCCAGAAAACGGTAACTGAGGGCTTTGCGTTGCAGTTGGGCTTGCTTGGTCTCATCGGGCGGAACGGCGGCTTCGAGGGCGTGTCAGGCGATCCGGTGAAGTTCGAATATTGGTCACTGGCGCGGTATCGCGGCAAGTTCGGCCGCAAGATGGAGCCGGACAAGGGCTTGCAGTCCGGCGAATTCCTCGATCACGCCTACCGGAACTTCGCGCAGGCAGCGCAGAAATGGCTGACGGGCACCGCGCCGTTCACCGCCAAGCTAAACCCCGCCTACGCGCCATATGGGGACTACGACCAGCTTATGCGGCTGGAAGAATGGTACGGCCGCAAATGA